A region from the Oncorhynchus keta strain PuntledgeMale-10-30-2019 chromosome 5, Oket_V2, whole genome shotgun sequence genome encodes:
- the LOC118372562 gene encoding cytochrome c oxidase subunit 6A, mitochondrial, with the protein MASPASMAARRVLSAASHAGHEGGSARTWKILSFVLALPGVAVCIANAYMKMQQHSHEPPEFVAYSHLRIRTKKWPWGDGNHSLFHNPHENALPEGYEGPRH; encoded by the exons ATGGCGTCTCCTGCATCGATGGCGGCCCGCAGGGTATTATCTGCTGCATCACACGCAGGCCATGAGGGAggatcag CTAGGACCTGGAAGATCCTGTCGTTTGTGTTGGCCCTACCTGGTGTGGCCGTCTGCATCGCCAACGCCTACATGAAAATGCAGCAGCACTCCCATGAACCCCCTGAGTTTGTGGCCTACTCACACCTTCGCATCCGCACCAAG AAATGGCCCTGGGGTGATGGCAACCACTCTCTCTTCCACAACCCTCATGAAAATGCTCTTCCTGAGGGCTATGAGGGCCCCCGCCACTAA